A section of the Citrus sinensis cultivar Valencia sweet orange chromosome 8, DVS_A1.0, whole genome shotgun sequence genome encodes:
- the LOC102627696 gene encoding uncharacterized protein LOC102627696, translating into MAPPPGPYSGTSTLALVARVSAFSFGLVYGNIKLKYLKSKAKSLKKAEAKGHH; encoded by the exons ATGGCGCCTCCTCCTGGTCCCTACTCCGGTACCAGCACCCTTGCCTtg GTCGCTCGGGTTTCGGCTTTTTCGTTCGGGCTTGTTTATGGGAACATTAAGCTCAAGTACCTCAAG TCCAAGGCAAAATCTCTCAAAAAAGCTGAAGCAAAGGGTCATCATTGA